One region of Juglans microcarpa x Juglans regia isolate MS1-56 chromosome 7S, Jm3101_v1.0, whole genome shotgun sequence genomic DNA includes:
- the LOC121240690 gene encoding uncharacterized protein LOC121240690 → MGGKNIKAENSDKKQTRWDRIRQQIGFRTSLITWFFLLISILYIIYSFNLLTSNRYSCSTYLDASIQEHLEALINVSAANLHLDEQVEDNETMESHLALPRKPQRYDTELKHIVFGIAASSNLWEKRKEYIKVWWKPKETRGVVWLDKRVRTQRNEGLPEIRISRDTEKFKYTNRQGHRSALRISRVVSETLRLGMKDVRWFVMGDDDTVFIVDNVVRILSKYDHRQFYYIGSSSESHVQNIYFSYAMAFGGGGFAISYPLAEELAKMQDQCIQRYPGLYGSDDRIQACMAELGVPLTREPGFHQYDVYGDLLGLLGAHPITPLVSLHHLDVVEPIFPRTTRVKALQHLMQSIRLDSANIMQQSICYDKKRYWSISVSWGYVVQILRGVISPRELEMPTRTFLNWYRKADYTAYAFNTRPVTKHPCQKPFVFYMRFSRYDRSKKQIIGVYSPQKSRNPACRWKMDSPEKIDSIVVLKRPDPHRWQKSPRRDCCRVLPSQKRSTMYLWVGNCRNGEISRL, encoded by the exons ATGGGAGGCAAGAACATCAAAGCCGAGAATTCTGACAAAAAGCAAACACGTTGGGATCGAATAAGACAACAAATAGGCTTTAGAACCTCCCTGATCACTTGGTTCTTCCTCCTCATCTCCATTCTCTACATCATCTACTCTTTCAACCTTCTCACCAGCAATCGCTACAGCTGTTCCACCTATTTAGATGCCTCCATTCAAGAACACCTTGAAGCTCTGATCAACGTGTCCGCAGCTAACCTCCACCTTGATGAACAAGTAGAAGATAATGAAACCATGGAATCTCATTTAGCACTTCCACGAAAGCCCCAACGATATGACACAGAGCTCAAACACATTGTTTTTGGGATAGCCGCTTCATCTAATCTGTGGGAGAAGAGAAAGGAATACATAAAAGTATGGTGGAAGCCTAAGGAAACCAGAGGGGTGGTTTGGCTAGACAAAAGAGTGAGAACTCAAAGAAACGAAGGGCTACCGGAGATTCGGATTTCTAGAGACACAGAAAAATTCAAGTACACAAATCGTCAAGGACATAGATCGGCATTGAGGATCTCAAGAGTGGTTTCTGAGACGTTGAGGCTCGGCATGAAGGATGTGAGGTGGTTTGTTATGGGTGATGATGACACGGTTTTCATCGTGGACAATGTAGTGAGAATACTTTCTAAGTATGATCATAGGCAGTTCTATTATATTGGGAGTTCATCAGAGAGTCATGTTCAAAACATATACTTCTCGTATGCCATGGCGTTTGGTGGCGGCGGATTCGCCATTAGCTATCCTTTGGCGGAGGAGTTGGCGAAGATGCAAGATCAATGCATTCAGCGGTATCCAGGATTATATGGTAGCGATGATAGGATTCAAGCTTGCATGGCTGAACTAGGGGTGCCACTGACCAGAGAACCGGGCTTTCATCAG tatgaTGTGTATGGAGACCTCTTAGGGCTCCTTGGAGCCCATCCCATAACGCCATTGGTGTCACTTCACCACCTTGATGTAGTGGAACCAATATTCCCACGCACGACTAGAGTGAAAGCTCTCCAACATCTAATGCAATCCATCAGGCTTGACTCGGCTAACATAATGCAACAATCAATCTGCTATGACAAGAAACGATATTGGTCCATCTCAGTCTCATGGGGTTACGTGGTTCAAATCTTAAGAGGAGTGATCTCTCCCAGAGAGCTAGAAATGCCCACAAGAACCTTTCTTAATTGGTACAGAAAAGCTGATTATACAGCATATGCATTCAACACTAGGCCTGTGACCAAGCATCCTTGTCAGAAGCCGTTTGTTTTCTACATGAGATTCTCTCGATATGATCGTTCGAAGAAGCAGATTATTGGGGTTTACTCTCCTCAGAAATCTCGAAACCCTGCCTGTCGATGGAAGATGGACTCACCAGAAAAGATTGATTCCATCGTAGTTTTGAAAAGACCAGATCCTCATCGCTGGCAGAAG TCACCGAGAAGAGATTGTTGCAGAGTTCTGCCATCACAGAAGAGATCGACAATGTACTTGTGGGTGGGCAATTGTCGAAATGGTGAAATTAGTCGGTTGTAG
- the LOC121240691 gene encoding probable serine/threonine-protein kinase PBL5 isoform X1: protein MGCFRCTGESSKKSEHQNNNYSNKKNKPDDRAASGALKVNPNVNVKKQSDHDGKEQLESKDDQLALDVKGLNLKEISKDGRTNGDLAKKFTFDELAAVTGNFRSDCCLGEGGFGKVYKGHMEKINQNVAIKQLDLNGCQGIREFVVEVLTLSLVDHPNLVRLIGFCAEGDQRLLVYEYMPLGSLENHLHDLTPDRKVLDWDMRMKIAAGAARGLEYLHDKMKPSVIYRDLKCSNILLGEGYHPKLSDFGLAKVGPSGDKTHVSTRVMGTYGYCAPDYAMTGQLTVKSDIYSFGVVLLELITGRKAIDHTKTAKEQNLVAWARPLFKDRKKFSQMVDPLLQGQYPVRGLYQALAIAAMCLQEQPNMRPVIGDVVTALNYLASQKYDPQIHPVQTSQRSPSPNARSDSDRRQTEGNGPDRETESD, encoded by the exons ATGGGTTGCTTTCGCTGCACAGGGGAATCAAGCAAAAAGTCAGAGCACCAAAACAACAATTATAGTAACAAAAAGAATAAGCCTGACGATCGAGCCGCTTCAG GTGCATTGAAAGTCAACCCAAATGTGAATGTAAAGAAGCAGTCTGATCATGATGGGAAAGAGCAATTAGAGTCTAAGGATGACCAATTAGCTTTGGATGTAAAGGGTTTGAATTTGAAGGAGATTTCAAAGGATGGACGAACCAATGGCGACCTGGCAAAAAAATTTACCTTTGATGAACTAGCTGCTGTAACTGGCAATTTCCGGTCAGACTGCTGTCTAGGTGAAGGAGGTTTTGGAAAAGTTTACAAAGGGCACATGGAGAAAATCAATCAG AATGTAGCCATCAAGCAGCTTGACCTTAATGGATGCCAAGGAATCAGGGAATTCGTTGTTGAAGTTTTGACGCTAAGTCTCGTTGACCACCCTAATCTTGTAAGATTGATTGGTTTTTGTGCTGAGGGAGATCAGAGGCTATTGGTTTACGAGTACATGCCATTAGGATCTTTGGAAAACCATTTGCATG ATCTTACACCTGATAGGAAAGTACTTGATTGGGATATGAGAATGAAAATTGCAGCTGGTGCAGCAAGGGGCTTGGAGTATTTGCATGATAAAATGAAACCCTCTGTTATATACCGTGATCTAAAGTGCTCAAACATTCTGCTTGGTGAAGGGTATCACCCAAAGCTATCTGATTTTGGATTGGCCAAAGTAGGGCCCAGTGGGGATAAGACCCATGTTTCCACAAGGGTTATGGGGACATATGGCTACTGTGCACCAGATTATGCAATGACGGGCCAGCTGACGGTTAAATCCGATATTTACAGTTTTGGGGTTGTTCTTTTGGAGCTCATTACTGGTAGGAAAGCAATTGATCATACCAAAACTGCCAAGGAGCAAAATCTGGTTGCATGG GCACGGCCTTTGTTCAAAGACCGGAAGAAGTTCTCGCAAATGGTTGATCCGCTGCTCCAAGGTCAATATCCTGTGAGAGGTTTGTACCAAGCTCTTGCCATTGCAGCAATGTGCCTCCAGGAGCAGCCTAATATGCGGCCTGTCATAGGTGATGTTGTCACTGCTCTAAATTACCTTGCTTCCCAAAAATATGATCCCCAAATCCATCCAGTCCAAACCTCTCAGAGGAGTCCATCACCTAATGCTAGAAGTGACAGTGATAGAAGACAAACTGAAGGAAACGGACCAGATAGAGAGACTGAGTCAGACTAA
- the LOC121240691 gene encoding probable serine/threonine-protein kinase PBL5 isoform X2, with amino-acid sequence MEKINQNVAIKQLDLNGCQGIREFVVEVLTLSLVDHPNLVRLIGFCAEGDQRLLVYEYMPLGSLENHLHDLTPDRKVLDWDMRMKIAAGAARGLEYLHDKMKPSVIYRDLKCSNILLGEGYHPKLSDFGLAKVGPSGDKTHVSTRVMGTYGYCAPDYAMTGQLTVKSDIYSFGVVLLELITGRKAIDHTKTAKEQNLVAWARPLFKDRKKFSQMVDPLLQGQYPVRGLYQALAIAAMCLQEQPNMRPVIGDVVTALNYLASQKYDPQIHPVQTSQRSPSPNARSDSDRRQTEGNGPDRETESD; translated from the exons ATGGAGAAAATCAATCAG AATGTAGCCATCAAGCAGCTTGACCTTAATGGATGCCAAGGAATCAGGGAATTCGTTGTTGAAGTTTTGACGCTAAGTCTCGTTGACCACCCTAATCTTGTAAGATTGATTGGTTTTTGTGCTGAGGGAGATCAGAGGCTATTGGTTTACGAGTACATGCCATTAGGATCTTTGGAAAACCATTTGCATG ATCTTACACCTGATAGGAAAGTACTTGATTGGGATATGAGAATGAAAATTGCAGCTGGTGCAGCAAGGGGCTTGGAGTATTTGCATGATAAAATGAAACCCTCTGTTATATACCGTGATCTAAAGTGCTCAAACATTCTGCTTGGTGAAGGGTATCACCCAAAGCTATCTGATTTTGGATTGGCCAAAGTAGGGCCCAGTGGGGATAAGACCCATGTTTCCACAAGGGTTATGGGGACATATGGCTACTGTGCACCAGATTATGCAATGACGGGCCAGCTGACGGTTAAATCCGATATTTACAGTTTTGGGGTTGTTCTTTTGGAGCTCATTACTGGTAGGAAAGCAATTGATCATACCAAAACTGCCAAGGAGCAAAATCTGGTTGCATGG GCACGGCCTTTGTTCAAAGACCGGAAGAAGTTCTCGCAAATGGTTGATCCGCTGCTCCAAGGTCAATATCCTGTGAGAGGTTTGTACCAAGCTCTTGCCATTGCAGCAATGTGCCTCCAGGAGCAGCCTAATATGCGGCCTGTCATAGGTGATGTTGTCACTGCTCTAAATTACCTTGCTTCCCAAAAATATGATCCCCAAATCCATCCAGTCCAAACCTCTCAGAGGAGTCCATCACCTAATGCTAGAAGTGACAGTGATAGAAGACAAACTGAAGGAAACGGACCAGATAGAGAGACTGAGTCAGACTAA
- the LOC121240691 gene encoding probable serine/threonine-protein kinase PBL7 isoform X3 — translation MPLGSLENHLHDLTPDRKVLDWDMRMKIAAGAARGLEYLHDKMKPSVIYRDLKCSNILLGEGYHPKLSDFGLAKVGPSGDKTHVSTRVMGTYGYCAPDYAMTGQLTVKSDIYSFGVVLLELITGRKAIDHTKTAKEQNLVAWARPLFKDRKKFSQMVDPLLQGQYPVRGLYQALAIAAMCLQEQPNMRPVIGDVVTALNYLASQKYDPQIHPVQTSQRSPSPNARSDSDRRQTEGNGPDRETESD, via the exons ATGCCATTAGGATCTTTGGAAAACCATTTGCATG ATCTTACACCTGATAGGAAAGTACTTGATTGGGATATGAGAATGAAAATTGCAGCTGGTGCAGCAAGGGGCTTGGAGTATTTGCATGATAAAATGAAACCCTCTGTTATATACCGTGATCTAAAGTGCTCAAACATTCTGCTTGGTGAAGGGTATCACCCAAAGCTATCTGATTTTGGATTGGCCAAAGTAGGGCCCAGTGGGGATAAGACCCATGTTTCCACAAGGGTTATGGGGACATATGGCTACTGTGCACCAGATTATGCAATGACGGGCCAGCTGACGGTTAAATCCGATATTTACAGTTTTGGGGTTGTTCTTTTGGAGCTCATTACTGGTAGGAAAGCAATTGATCATACCAAAACTGCCAAGGAGCAAAATCTGGTTGCATGG GCACGGCCTTTGTTCAAAGACCGGAAGAAGTTCTCGCAAATGGTTGATCCGCTGCTCCAAGGTCAATATCCTGTGAGAGGTTTGTACCAAGCTCTTGCCATTGCAGCAATGTGCCTCCAGGAGCAGCCTAATATGCGGCCTGTCATAGGTGATGTTGTCACTGCTCTAAATTACCTTGCTTCCCAAAAATATGATCCCCAAATCCATCCAGTCCAAACCTCTCAGAGGAGTCCATCACCTAATGCTAGAAGTGACAGTGATAGAAGACAAACTGAAGGAAACGGACCAGATAGAGAGACTGAGTCAGACTAA